The sequence below is a genomic window from Paenibacillus sp. DCT19.
AACTTGCAGAACACCAAGCGAATCATGATCAGTCTGCCTGATCATCTTTTGCAGGAAGTGGATGGCATCGTAGCGCTGGAGAACTCCAACCGCAGCGAATTGATTAGGCAGGCCATGAAGCTGTATCTGACGGAACGGAAGAAGCGGTATATCCGTGAGTCTATGCAGCGTGGGTACATGGAGATGGCGAAGATTAACCTAACCATGGCATCCGAGGCCTTTCACGCGGAGGAAGATGCGGACAGCACTCTGGACCGCTTAGTTAGCGGGGTGTAGACATTGATCGTAAAACGCGGTGACGTTTTTTTTGCGGATCTTTCTCCCGTTGTCGGTTCCGAGCAAGGTGGAGTCAGACCGGTGCTGGTC
It includes:
- a CDS encoding CopG family ribbon-helix-helix protein, whose translation is MANLQNTKRIMISLPDHLLQEVDGIVALENSNRSELIRQAMKLYLTERKKRYIRESMQRGYMEMAKINLTMASEAFHAEEDADSTLDRLVSGV